From Deferrisoma camini S3R1, the proteins below share one genomic window:
- a CDS encoding helix-turn-helix domain-containing protein, whose protein sequence is MSVFQKYFDGLDQDPEFLAVHAVHDFTLEIHRLMEKHGINKAELARRLGTSQAYVTKMLSGNANFTIKTMTKIAAAFGERVHIHLDPGPCEESRATVWEKLPWPGRPGQWTQAAEGWADTYRETEIPAAKEECDESAPLAA, encoded by the coding sequence ATGAGCGTATTTCAGAAGTACTTCGACGGCCTCGACCAAGACCCCGAGTTTCTGGCCGTTCACGCCGTTCACGATTTCACCCTGGAGATCCACCGACTGATGGAGAAGCACGGCATCAACAAGGCGGAGTTGGCCCGACGCCTCGGCACTAGCCAGGCGTACGTCACCAAGATGCTCTCGGGCAACGCCAACTTCACCATCAAGACCATGACAAAGATCGCCGCGGCGTTCGGGGAGAGAGTGCATATCCACCTGGATCCCGGGCCGTGCGAAGAGAGCCGGGCGACGGTCTGGGAGAAACTTCCATGGCCAGGGAGACCAGGCCAGTGGACTCAAGCGGCGGAAGGGTGGGCGGACACGTATCGTGAAACCGAGATACCGGCTGCAAAGGAGGAGTGCGATGAAAGCGCCCCCCTTGCGGCTTGA
- a CDS encoding type II toxin-antitoxin system RelE/ParE family toxin: MRLITVRKGRHRVCAIAADTGRCDLEDFFAELEKGRSADLNGLLDLIERVSVGGRPSETQYCKHLGGGIWEFRHGRARILWFYDDEAGSLILCSHGFVKQSQKTPRPEIDRAKTRRKRYLEAKKGGTLARDWEETP, from the coding sequence ATGCGCCTCATCACCGTCCGAAAAGGAAGACACCGGGTCTGCGCCATCGCGGCCGACACGGGGCGCTGTGACCTTGAGGACTTCTTTGCCGAACTCGAGAAGGGTAGATCGGCAGACCTCAACGGGCTTCTCGACCTGATCGAGCGCGTCAGCGTGGGAGGTCGCCCCAGCGAGACGCAGTACTGCAAGCATCTTGGGGGCGGCATCTGGGAGTTCCGCCACGGACGTGCACGGATTCTGTGGTTCTACGACGATGAGGCCGGAAGCCTCATCCTCTGCTCACACGGGTTTGTGAAGCAGTCGCAGAAGACCCCCAGGCCGGAGATCGACCGCGCGAAGACCCGGCGTAAGCGCTACCTGGAGGCCAAGAAAGGCGGGACCCTCGCCCGCGACTGGGAGGAGACGCCATGA
- a CDS encoding protein-export chaperone SecB: MKAPPLRLENYFFPRVLVEANPNFANTDTNQEVPIKLSAQPQVSVNTKDPLRFRLILKIRVAYDEDHPSPYGIELDAVGFFRVDETVPEDQRTTLVHVNGSTILFAAAREFLLGVTGRGPWGNVMLPAWSFHPGVHMEEPPKEGLAEEESIPDQSG; the protein is encoded by the coding sequence ATGAAAGCGCCCCCCTTGCGGCTTGAGAACTACTTCTTCCCCAGGGTACTCGTCGAGGCGAACCCGAACTTCGCCAACACCGACACCAATCAAGAGGTGCCCATCAAGCTCAGCGCGCAGCCTCAGGTCAGCGTCAACACCAAAGACCCCTTGCGCTTCCGCCTGATCCTAAAGATCCGGGTCGCCTACGACGAAGATCACCCGAGCCCGTACGGCATCGAGTTGGACGCTGTGGGCTTCTTCCGCGTGGATGAGACCGTGCCGGAAGATCAGCGCACCACGCTGGTGCACGTTAACGGCAGTACTATCCTGTTCGCCGCAGCGCGGGAGTTCCTTTTGGGTGTAACGGGGCGGGGCCCCTGGGGTAACGTGATGCTTCCGGCGTGGAGCTTTCACCCCGGAGTCCACATGGAAGAGCCCCCCAAAGAAGGCTTAGCGGAAGAAGAAAGTATCCCCGATCAATCGGGCTAG